One window of Cyanobacterium stanieri LEGE 03274 genomic DNA carries:
- the mraY gene encoding phospho-N-acetylmuramoyl-pentapeptide-transferase, translating into MQTNSKFTNSLTNPTGVTLLILLTCGLGAIALSFLNIQQINPFLSSFIITGALGYVIVPQLQRIKASQIIQEDGPSSHLKKAGTPTMGGIFFIPTAIIVGLIFTNFSSNAIAVALVTFAYAFIGWVDDWQILRKKTNLGLTAKQKLALQILFAVLFCIWMANSQPPEITSVILPFNIILPLGFFFWFLATFVIVAESNATNLTDGVDGLAGGTSAIAFLGIGILISNTHPDLLVFSLAISGACLGFVLHNRNKASVFMGDTGSLALGASLSAIGLLSQNLWALFIISLLFFLESISVIAQVTYYKATKDENGKGKRLLKMAPIHHHLELSGWTETQIVGIFYLINTILILITIYLY; encoded by the coding sequence ATGCAAACTAATTCTAAATTTACTAATTCCCTCACTAATCCTACAGGGGTAACTTTACTTATTCTCTTAACTTGCGGATTAGGTGCGATCGCCCTTAGCTTTTTAAATATTCAACAAATTAATCCTTTTCTATCTTCATTTATCATCACAGGGGCATTAGGTTATGTGATAGTGCCTCAACTACAAAGAATCAAAGCCAGTCAAATCATCCAAGAAGATGGCCCTTCCTCCCACCTCAAAAAAGCTGGAACCCCCACCATGGGAGGTATTTTCTTCATTCCCACCGCCATCATTGTCGGTTTAATTTTTACCAACTTTTCTAGTAATGCCATCGCCGTCGCCCTCGTTACCTTTGCCTATGCCTTTATCGGTTGGGTAGATGATTGGCAAATTTTACGAAAAAAAACTAACCTCGGTTTAACAGCCAAGCAAAAACTCGCCCTCCAAATTCTTTTTGCCGTTTTATTCTGTATTTGGATGGCAAACAGTCAGCCCCCAGAAATTACCAGCGTCATCCTTCCTTTTAATATTATCTTGCCCCTCGGTTTCTTCTTCTGGTTTCTAGCTACCTTTGTTATCGTCGCCGAAAGTAATGCCACCAACCTCACCGATGGAGTAGATGGTTTAGCAGGGGGGACAAGTGCGATCGCCTTTCTAGGTATCGGTATATTAATAAGTAACACCCACCCCGACTTACTCGTTTTCTCCCTAGCCATCAGTGGCGCTTGTCTAGGGTTTGTTCTCCACAACCGTAACAAAGCCTCTGTATTCATGGGTGATACAGGTTCCCTTGCCCTTGGTGCCAGTCTAAGTGCGATCGGACTCTTAAGCCAAAATCTTTGGGCATTATTCATTATCAGTCTGCTTTTCTTCCTCGAATCCATCTCCGTCATTGCCCAAGTCACCTATTACAAAGCTACCAAAGACGAAAATGGAAAAGGCAAAAGACTCCTCAAAATGGCTCCCATCCACCACCATCTCGAACTAAGCGGCTGGACAGAAACCCAAATAGTGGGCATTTTTTATCTAATTAACACCATTCTTATCCTAATCACCATCTATTTATATTAG